A portion of the Deinococcus peraridilitoris DSM 19664 genome contains these proteins:
- a CDS encoding carbohydrate ABC transporter permease codes for MQIPTPRGLKRGRPRVKREVQEGQRDGAVFRGRFFPWLFLLPTFVILALFLYYPALQTLRLSVFRSNIVLGNEYFVGMENMVELLTSPVYHQVFVQTLIFAGLVVILGLTTALSLAWLASRPIHGGRFYRLMLIYPYALSPAIAGTLWLFLFNPEIGVVNQLLMSVAGLKPRWLDDPILAFGLVTLAAVWKGLGYNVVFYLAAIQNLPTEVMEAAEIDGATPMQTFMKIMLPLLSPMTFFLVFVNVVYALFDSFGLVDILTKGGPVFGQAGITTFLVYQLYLDGFTNFKTGLAAAQAVLLLILVAGITILQFRLNGRKVHYGG; via the coding sequence ATGCAAATTCCCACCCCGCGTGGTCTGAAGCGGGGCAGACCGCGCGTCAAACGGGAAGTTCAGGAAGGGCAGCGCGACGGTGCGGTGTTCCGTGGCCGTTTCTTTCCCTGGCTGTTCCTGCTGCCGACGTTTGTCATTCTGGCGCTCTTTTTGTACTACCCGGCCCTGCAGACGTTGCGGCTGAGTGTCTTTCGCAGCAACATCGTGCTGGGGAACGAATACTTCGTTGGCATGGAAAATATGGTGGAGCTGCTGACCAGCCCCGTCTACCATCAGGTGTTCGTGCAGACCCTGATCTTTGCCGGCCTGGTGGTCATTCTGGGGTTGACCACTGCCCTCAGCCTGGCCTGGTTGGCCAGCCGCCCCATTCATGGAGGGCGGTTCTACCGCCTGATGCTGATCTATCCCTACGCCCTGTCCCCGGCCATCGCGGGCACCCTGTGGCTTTTTTTATTCAATCCCGAAATTGGCGTGGTCAACCAGCTGTTGATGTCCGTCGCGGGGCTCAAGCCACGCTGGCTGGATGATCCCATTCTGGCCTTCGGGCTGGTGACCCTGGCGGCGGTCTGGAAAGGACTGGGGTACAACGTCGTCTTTTACCTTGCGGCCATTCAGAATCTGCCTACCGAGGTCATGGAAGCCGCCGAGATCGACGGCGCGACACCCATGCAGACCTTTATGAAGATCATGCTGCCGCTGTTGTCGCCCATGACGTTCTTTCTGGTGTTCGTGAACGTGGTGTACGCGCTTTTCGATTCGTTTGGCCTGGTCGACATCCTGACCAAGGGTGGGCCGGTGTTCGGACAGGCTGGCATCACGACGTTTCTGGTGTACCAGCTCTACCTCGACGGTTTCACCAACTTCAAGACCGGCCTCGCCGCTGCGCAGGCAGTGCTGTTGCTGATTCTGGTGGCGGGTATCACGATTCTTCAGTTCAGACTGAACGGGCGGAAGGTGCACTATGGCGGCTAA
- a CDS encoding carbohydrate ABC transporter permease produces the protein MAAKTMRATPLKLFFIHATLIMAILLIASPLLFALIKATQASNDVISPRLIPGGDFINNVRSVWTDANLGRYMINSLIVATSVTIGKTLLSVLAALAFVYFRFPLKSLAFALVLFTLMLPTELLIVALFDLVGQTLGWANSYLAIIVPFLASATGTFLFRQHFMSIPDSLADAARIDGCGPLRFLWHVLIPMSTNTIGALAVIQFVFVWDQYLWPLVIMQNDEKQVVQVGLRKLIDVGGQTDWGAVMAGAIVTIIPPLLIFTLLQEQFSKGFALSQDK, from the coding sequence ATGGCGGCTAAAACGATGCGGGCCACGCCCCTCAAGCTTTTTTTCATTCACGCCACGCTGATCATGGCGATTCTGCTGATCGCCAGTCCGCTGTTGTTTGCCCTGATCAAGGCCACCCAGGCAAGCAACGACGTCATCTCGCCACGGCTGATTCCGGGTGGAGACTTCATCAACAACGTCCGTTCGGTCTGGACCGACGCCAACCTGGGGCGTTACATGATCAACTCGCTGATCGTGGCCACCAGCGTGACGATCGGCAAAACCCTGCTCTCCGTCCTGGCTGCCCTGGCGTTCGTGTACTTTCGTTTTCCGCTCAAGAGTCTCGCCTTTGCGCTGGTTCTTTTCACGCTGATGCTGCCGACGGAGCTGCTCATCGTGGCGCTCTTTGATCTGGTGGGGCAGACGCTCGGCTGGGCCAACTCGTATCTGGCGATCATCGTCCCGTTCCTGGCCAGCGCGACGGGAACGTTTTTGTTCCGCCAGCACTTCATGAGCATTCCCGACTCGCTTGCCGACGCTGCGCGCATTGACGGCTGTGGTCCGCTGCGCTTTCTGTGGCACGTGCTGATTCCTATGAGCACCAACACCATCGGCGCGCTGGCGGTGATTCAATTCGTGTTCGTATGGGACCAGTATCTCTGGCCGCTGGTGATCATGCAAAACGACGAAAAGCAGGTGGTGCAGGTCGGTCTGCGCAAGCTGATCGACGTGGGCGGTCAGACCGACTGGGGTGCCGTGATGGCGGGCGCCATCGTGACGATCATTCCACCGCTCCTGATCTTCACCTTGCTGCAAGAGCAGTTCAGCAAAGGCTTCGCGCTCAGCCAGGACAAGTAA
- the rpmE gene encoding 50S ribosomal protein L31, protein MKKDIHPKAVPCKIIYQGQVVMETLSTKPEIHVEVWSGVHPFWTGETRFMDTEGRIDKFNKRFGDSYRRKK, encoded by the coding sequence ATGAAGAAGGACATTCACCCGAAAGCCGTCCCCTGCAAGATCATCTACCAGGGCCAAGTCGTGATGGAGACCCTATCGACCAAACCCGAAATCCACGTGGAAGTGTGGAGCGGTGTGCACCCGTTCTGGACCGGCGAAACCCGCTTCATGGACACCGAGGGCCGCATCGACAAGTTCAACAAGCGCTTCGGTGACAGCTACCGCCGTAAGAAGTAA
- a CDS encoding ROK family protein encodes MQSQACWNELSSAERVVLEAVFWEPGVPRSALALQVQFSKSKLNGAVASLLMSGLLCESGEQRSTGRRKPEGLRVHDGLGVIYFGNVGCVEAVAAGPAIARTARTAAESGESALLSQWLRAGNLTTPLDVARASREANPVANAIIQKSGQLIGQMLAALVNFYNPSHIILTGGITKTGLLWLASIRQSVYQRSLACPHATWKSVAAAVTSVRAS; translated from the coding sequence GTGCAGTCACAGGCCTGCTGGAACGAGCTGTCCAGTGCAGAACGCGTGGTGCTCGAAGCCGTCTTCTGGGAGCCTGGTGTGCCACGCAGCGCCCTGGCGCTGCAAGTGCAGTTCTCAAAAAGCAAGCTCAACGGAGCCGTCGCGTCGCTGCTGATGTCCGGTCTGCTTTGCGAATCGGGTGAGCAACGTTCGACAGGCCGCCGCAAACCGGAAGGTCTGAGGGTCCACGATGGTCTGGGCGTCATCTACTTCGGGAATGTCGGGTGTGTCGAGGCGGTGGCGGCCGGGCCGGCCATCGCCCGCACCGCCCGCACGGCCGCCGAGTCCGGGGAGAGCGCACTGCTGTCACAGTGGCTGCGCGCTGGAAACCTGACGACACCCCTCGACGTCGCGCGTGCCAGCCGTGAAGCTAACCCGGTCGCCAACGCCATCATTCAGAAATCCGGCCAACTGATCGGTCAGATGCTGGCCGCGCTCGTGAACTTTTACAACCCCTCCCACATCATCCTGACTGGAGGCATCACGAAAACCGGCCTGCTCTGGCTGGCTTCCATTCGCCAGAGCGTGTATCAGCGTTCGCTGGCATGTCCACACGCCACCTGGAAATCCGTTGCGGCAGCGGTGACGAGCGTGCGGGCCTCGTAG
- a CDS encoding ATP-binding cassette domain-containing protein: protein MRGAAPYIEFRRVSKVFGSVQVLYDISFDIHAQEVHALIGENGAGKSTLMKILATSPTHPSKALPVKFEKAFLAGVGRLNERDL, encoded by the coding sequence ATGAGGGGCGCGGCTCCCTACATCGAATTTCGCAGGGTCAGCAAGGTGTTCGGGTCGGTGCAGGTGCTGTACGACATTAGCTTCGACATTCATGCTCAGGAAGTGCACGCGTTGATCGGTGAGAACGGAGCGGGCAAGAGCACGCTGATGAAGATTCTTGCTACTTCCCCAACTCACCCTTCTAAGGCGCTCCCGGTTAAGTTCGAGAAGGCGTTCCTGGCCGGAGTTGGACGTTTGAACGAGAGAGACTTGTGA
- a CDS encoding sugar phosphate isomerase/epimerase family protein, protein MTRPITLFTGQWADLPLAELAPMAREMGYDGLELACWGDHFGVQRALSDESYVSQTRELLGSHGLQVFAISNHLVGQAVCDRIDERHRDILPAHVWGDGDAEGVRRRAAQEMIDTGRAAARLGVSVVNGFTGSSIWHSLYAFPPTSQDYWQAGFDDFARRWLPIMDAFDEVNVNFGLEVHPTEIAFDIASAERALDAIGRHKRFGFNYDPSHLGYQGVDYVGFIRRFADRLFHAHMKDVWWGHGNGEVGVFGGHVSFGDHRRFWDFRSVGRGDINFEEIIVALNDIGYQGPLSVEWEDSRMDRVHGASESAAFLRRLDFTPAAGAFDAAFSKADASGKAGN, encoded by the coding sequence ATGACACGACCGATTACCTTGTTCACCGGCCAATGGGCCGACCTTCCCCTGGCCGAACTCGCCCCGATGGCCCGGGAAATGGGCTACGACGGTCTGGAGCTCGCCTGCTGGGGAGATCACTTCGGCGTGCAGCGCGCGCTTTCGGACGAGTCCTACGTGTCGCAAACACGGGAGCTGCTGGGCAGCCACGGTCTGCAGGTCTTTGCGATCAGCAACCACCTGGTCGGGCAGGCGGTATGTGACCGCATCGACGAACGTCACCGCGACATCCTGCCCGCGCACGTCTGGGGTGACGGCGACGCCGAAGGTGTGCGCCGGCGTGCCGCGCAGGAGATGATCGACACCGGCCGCGCCGCCGCCAGGCTGGGCGTCAGCGTCGTCAACGGCTTTACCGGCAGCAGCATCTGGCACAGCCTGTACGCCTTTCCTCCCACCAGCCAGGACTACTGGCAGGCGGGCTTCGATGATTTCGCGCGCCGGTGGCTGCCCATCATGGACGCCTTCGACGAGGTGAACGTGAACTTCGGCCTGGAAGTCCACCCCACCGAGATCGCCTTTGACATCGCCTCAGCCGAGCGGGCACTCGACGCCATCGGCCGTCACAAGCGCTTTGGCTTCAACTACGATCCGAGCCATCTGGGCTATCAGGGCGTTGATTACGTGGGCTTCATCCGCCGCTTCGCAGACCGCCTCTTCCACGCGCACATGAAAGACGTCTGGTGGGGCCACGGCAACGGGGAGGTGGGCGTCTTCGGTGGCCACGTGAGCTTCGGCGACCACCGGCGCTTCTGGGATTTCCGCAGTGTGGGGCGCGGTGACATCAACTTCGAGGAAATCATCGTGGCCCTGAACGACATCGGTTACCAGGGCCCTCTGAGCGTCGAGTGGGAAGATTCACGCATGGACCGGGTGCACGGCGCCTCCGAGAGTGCGGCCTTTCTGCGCCGTCTGGACTTCACGCCTGCAGCGGGCGCCTTCGACGCGGCGTTCTCCAAGGCGGACGCGTCCGGAAAGGCCGGGAACTGA
- a CDS encoding Gfo/Idh/MocA family protein gives MRKLRMGMVGGGQGAFIGAVHRHAAALDGQIEFVAGALSSTPDKARASGRALGLSAERNYGSWEEMLERERARPQGERIDFVSIVTPNHMHYPVARAFAEAGIHVVCDKPLVHTSEQASDLLRVTKRSGVVFAVTYNYTGYPMVREARELVRSGRLGDIRKVIVEYNQGWLAQQLEESGNKQADWRTDPSRSGIAGALGDIGSHAENLMTTVTGLELEALCADLTTFVPGRRLDDDANMLLQFQGGARGLLWSSQVQIGSENDLRLRVYGTRGSLTWHQEDPNALQFFPADGPEQVLRRGNAYLSAAAQRATRLPAGHPEAFLEAFANVYLGAAEAMRAHAEGRAPDPLLADFPTLEDGARGVHFIEKAVESAQSERKWTEARWAAPD, from the coding sequence ATGAGAAAACTGCGCATGGGCATGGTGGGAGGCGGGCAAGGGGCCTTCATCGGCGCGGTGCACCGTCACGCAGCCGCGCTGGACGGGCAGATCGAGTTTGTTGCCGGCGCCTTGTCGAGCACGCCGGACAAAGCGCGCGCTTCCGGGCGGGCGCTCGGCCTGTCCGCTGAGCGCAACTACGGGTCGTGGGAGGAAATGCTGGAGCGTGAGCGCGCCCGACCGCAGGGTGAGCGCATCGACTTCGTAAGTATCGTGACGCCGAACCACATGCATTACCCGGTCGCGCGCGCTTTCGCGGAAGCCGGCATTCACGTCGTCTGCGACAAACCGCTGGTGCATACCAGCGAGCAGGCGAGCGACCTGCTGCGCGTCACGAAGCGCTCGGGTGTGGTCTTCGCGGTGACGTACAACTACACCGGCTATCCGATGGTGCGGGAAGCGCGGGAACTGGTGCGCTCGGGCAGACTGGGCGACATCCGCAAGGTGATCGTGGAGTATAACCAGGGCTGGCTGGCCCAGCAGCTGGAGGAAAGCGGCAACAAGCAGGCCGACTGGCGCACCGATCCTTCGCGCAGCGGCATTGCAGGCGCCCTCGGTGACATCGGCTCGCACGCCGAGAACCTCATGACCACCGTGACGGGTCTGGAACTCGAAGCCTTGTGCGCCGACCTCACGACCTTCGTGCCGGGTCGCCGGCTCGATGACGACGCCAACATGCTGCTGCAGTTTCAGGGCGGTGCACGCGGACTGTTGTGGTCCTCACAGGTTCAGATCGGGAGTGAGAACGATCTGCGTCTGCGCGTGTACGGAACGCGCGGCAGCCTGACCTGGCATCAGGAGGACCCCAACGCGCTGCAGTTCTTTCCGGCGGATGGTCCGGAGCAGGTCCTGCGGCGCGGGAACGCCTACCTGTCCGCTGCTGCCCAACGCGCGACACGCCTTCCTGCCGGCCATCCGGAAGCGTTTCTGGAAGCGTTCGCCAACGTGTACCTGGGCGCCGCCGAAGCCATGCGTGCCCACGCGGAGGGACGCGCCCCCGATCCGCTGCTGGCTGACTTTCCCACCCTCGAGGACGGCGCGCGCGGCGTGCATTTCATCGAGAAAGCCGTTGAGAGCGCGCAGAGCGAGCGAAAGTGGACGGAGGCGCGTTGGGCAGCGCCGGACTGA
- a CDS encoding thymidine kinase, translating into MLRSPYHGGHLEVIVGPMFSGKSEELIRRVTRAVIARQRVAVFKPAIDDRYHATHVASHSGRSVEAHAVRSSEEVRQLLRGETPLLSGEVELPDVVGFDEAQFFDAGLVPLALELAHAGVRVVMAGLDLDFRGEPFGVMPDLLARAESVEKLTAVCVECGAPATRTQRLIAGRPARYDDAVVLVGAQESYEARCRVHHAVTR; encoded by the coding sequence ATGTTGCGCTCTCCTTATCACGGCGGTCACCTGGAAGTGATCGTCGGTCCGATGTTCAGCGGAAAAAGCGAAGAACTCATTCGCCGTGTCACCCGAGCGGTCATTGCCCGGCAGCGCGTCGCGGTTTTCAAGCCGGCCATCGATGACCGCTACCACGCCACCCACGTTGCCAGCCACAGCGGACGCAGCGTCGAGGCCCACGCGGTGCGTTCCTCCGAGGAAGTGCGCCAGCTGCTGCGAGGGGAGACTCCCCTCCTCAGCGGTGAGGTCGAACTGCCTGACGTCGTGGGCTTTGACGAGGCGCAGTTCTTCGATGCCGGTCTGGTGCCCCTGGCCCTGGAGCTGGCTCACGCAGGGGTGCGCGTGGTGATGGCCGGACTTGATCTCGATTTTCGCGGGGAGCCCTTTGGCGTGATGCCCGACCTGCTGGCCCGCGCGGAGAGCGTTGAGAAGCTGACGGCGGTGTGCGTGGAATGCGGCGCACCCGCTACGCGCACCCAACGCCTGATCGCTGGTCGGCCCGCGCGCTATGACGACGCGGTGGTGCTGGTCGGGGCGCAGGAAAGCTATGAGGCGCGCTGCCGGGTGCATCACGCCGTGACGCGTTGA
- a CDS encoding DEAD/DEAH box helicase, whose amino-acid sequence MQFTDLIAPHLAEALAARGISAPSPIQIESLPHTLAGRDLIGRARTGTGKTLAFVLPITTRLEASRQSGRGPRAIILAPTRELAKQVAAEAEQSARHLTTVTVYGGAAYGPQEKALMRGVDIVVGTPGRIIDHLERGNLRLDDVQIAVLDEADEMLSVGFADAIEQILRSAPKDRQTMLFSATLPSGVERLARQYQRDPVLVDLVGERASQASQTVTHLAIKVGRVRTRVLADLLTVYNPERAIVFTRTKREADELSLELIHRGIEAEALHGDLAQSQRERALGAFRAGRVRVLVATDVAARGLDIPEVDLVVQYHMPNDTEAYVHRSGRTGRAGREGTAIVLYGDREGRELSNLERATGVRFTPRAVPTAKEVREASARTAADAVRHIENDLGASFKEEAEKLFAELGVDALARALAKIAGVTAPATSASLLSGEENMTTVILHAERMSVARAVALIARGLDIESRSLGKVRLWRGGAVADIPAANIPTLLEKSPLEGEVRVEVADELPELFDMPERESRGGRYGDRDGRGARSDSRGRGGYASRDGESRGGSRDGRGARPRSDSRDRR is encoded by the coding sequence ATGCAATTTACTGACCTCATCGCTCCGCACCTCGCGGAGGCGCTCGCCGCGCGTGGTATCTCCGCGCCGTCACCCATTCAAATCGAAAGCCTGCCCCACACCCTCGCGGGACGCGATCTGATCGGCCGCGCGCGCACGGGCACCGGCAAGACGCTCGCCTTTGTGCTCCCCATCACCACCCGCCTGGAAGCCAGCCGCCAGAGCGGACGCGGACCGCGCGCCATCATCCTGGCGCCCACCCGTGAACTCGCCAAGCAGGTCGCGGCCGAGGCAGAGCAAAGTGCGCGCCACCTCACCACCGTCACGGTCTACGGCGGCGCCGCCTACGGCCCGCAGGAAAAAGCCTTGATGCGCGGGGTGGACATCGTTGTCGGCACGCCTGGACGCATCATCGATCACCTGGAACGTGGCAACCTGAGGCTTGACGACGTGCAGATCGCCGTGCTCGACGAAGCCGACGAAATGCTCAGCGTGGGCTTCGCCGACGCCATCGAGCAGATTCTGCGCTCGGCTCCCAAGGACCGCCAGACCATGTTGTTCTCGGCCACGCTTCCCAGCGGCGTCGAGCGCCTGGCGCGTCAGTACCAGCGCGATCCCGTGCTGGTGGACCTGGTCGGTGAGCGCGCCTCGCAGGCCTCCCAGACCGTCACGCACCTGGCCATCAAAGTCGGACGCGTTCGTACACGGGTGCTGGCCGACCTGCTGACCGTCTACAACCCCGAGCGGGCCATCGTCTTCACCCGCACCAAACGCGAAGCCGACGAACTGTCGCTGGAACTCATTCACCGGGGCATCGAAGCCGAAGCGCTGCACGGCGACCTGGCCCAAAGCCAGCGTGAACGCGCCCTCGGTGCCTTCCGGGCCGGGCGGGTGCGGGTATTGGTCGCCACCGACGTCGCGGCGCGCGGTCTCGACATTCCCGAAGTCGACCTGGTTGTGCAGTACCACATGCCCAACGACACCGAAGCGTACGTGCACCGCTCGGGCCGCACGGGCCGAGCAGGACGCGAAGGCACCGCCATCGTGCTGTACGGTGACCGCGAGGGACGCGAGCTTTCCAACCTGGAGCGCGCTACTGGTGTCCGCTTCACTCCCCGCGCCGTCCCGACGGCCAAGGAAGTTCGTGAAGCCAGCGCACGTACCGCAGCCGACGCGGTGCGTCACATCGAAAACGATCTGGGTGCCAGCTTCAAAGAAGAAGCCGAGAAACTGTTCGCGGAACTGGGCGTCGATGCCCTGGCGCGTGCACTCGCCAAAATTGCCGGCGTGACCGCCCCGGCCACGAGTGCGTCGCTGCTCTCCGGCGAGGAAAACATGACGACCGTCATTCTGCACGCCGAGCGCATGAGCGTCGCGCGCGCGGTGGCCCTCATCGCCCGCGGCCTCGACATCGAGTCCCGCAGCCTGGGCAAGGTCCGCTTGTGGCGCGGTGGTGCCGTGGCCGACATTCCCGCCGCCAACATTCCCACGCTGCTGGAAAAAAGCCCGCTGGAAGGCGAGGTGCGCGTCGAGGTGGCCGACGAGCTTCCCGAACTCTTCGACATGCCCGAACGGGAAAGCCGTGGTGGACGCTACGGTGACCGGGACGGTCGCGGCGCACGCTCGGACAGCCGGGGCCGTGGCGGCTACGCTTCGCGTGACGGCGAGTCACGAGGCGGATCGCGCGACGGACGCGGCGCCCGCCCCCGCTCGGACAGCCGCGACCGCCGCTGA